Genomic window (bacterium):
TCGGTCCTGCGGCCGGCGACCAGCCCCGCGACCTCGAACGCCTCCGGCTTGCGGGAGACGACGTCGAGCGTTTGCCGGCCGATCGAGCCGGTCTAACCGAGGATGACGAGGCGTTGCGGCAACGGAATGGTCCTTGGCGGCGCGCGGGCCGGCCGCGCGGCGGATTCGAATTGTACCGGGGCGCGCCCGCCCTCGCCCGATCGCTTCTCGCGGCGACGGCGCGCGTCCGGCGCGCCCCGCGGCGCGCTCAGTGGAGCAGCAGCCGATCCCACCAGTAGACGACCGGCGCGGCGAGCAGCAGGCTGTCCAGACGGTCGAAGACGCCGCCGTGGCCGGGCAGCAGCGCGCCGGAGTCCTTGACCGCCGCCCCGCGCTTGAGGAGCGACTCGGCCAGATCGCCGACCACGCCGACGACGCCGCCGACGACGGCCATGCCGATCGCGTGCCCGAGCGGCAGGTCGCGGAAGAAGGTCGCCCGCGCGCCGAGCGCCCAGACGACCGAGCCGACGATCCCCCAGAACGCCCCCTCCCAGGTCTTCTTCGGCGAGATTCCGGGGGCCAGCTTGTGCCGGCCGGTCAGCTTGCCGCCGTAGAGGGCGAAGGTGTCGCCGATGTAGACGATTCCGGCGAGGAGCAGGATCAGGCAGCGGCCGCGGGCGACCGCGGCGGCGTCGAGCCCCCAGGCCAGCATCGCCGCCACGTGGCCGAGCGACAGCCCGATCCACAGCATCGGCAGCAGCGTCCCCGCGATCCGGTGCATCCCCTCTTCCGGCCGCTGCGTCGGCATCAGGGCGCGGGCGAAGAGCAGCAGCGCGAACGTCGCCAGCGTCATCGCCACCGGCTGCGCGGGACAGATCATCGCCGCGATCAGCGCGAGCGTTCCGGGGTAGAGCACCTCGCGCCACGGCGCCATCCCGATCCCGGCGAGGATCCGCCGCACTTCCTCCGACGCG
Coding sequences:
- a CDS encoding phosphatidate cytidylyltransferase yields the protein MKRLLTGLSLAAFVIVLVWFAPPPAVWAAIGVGAVLASEEVRRILAGIGMAPWREVLYPGTLALIAAMICPAQPVAMTLATFALLLFARALMPTQRPEEGMHRIAGTLLPMLWIGLSLGHVAAMLAWGLDAAAVARGRCLILLLAGIVYIGDTFALYGGKLTGRHKLAPGISPKKTWEGAFWGIVGSVVWALGARATFFRDLPLGHAIGMAVVGGVVGVVGDLAESLLKRGAAVKDSGALLPGHGGVFDRLDSLLLAAPVVYWWDRLLLH